AGAACAAGACACGCGTGAAGATGAACAAAGAAAAATGTCTGATTTAGGTAGTATGAAAATCACCAAAGAAGAAGTGAAAGAAGTTGCGCCGGTTGCAGTTCGTTCATCCATTCTTGGTTTCTTTACTGGCGTACTACCCGGTGCCGGCGCTACCATTGCTGCATTTTTAAGCTATGGTATGGAGAGAAACCTTGCACCTAAAGAGAAAAAAGAAAAGTTTGGTAAAGGCAGCATTCGTGGTCTTGTCGCACCAGAATCAGCCAATAATGCTGCATCAAGTGGCTCTTTTGTTCCACTACTGACTTTAGGTATTCCGGGATCTGGTACCACCGCGATAATGCTTGGTGCGCTTATTGCCTATGGTATTCAGCCGGGCCCAAGATTGTTTGTAGATCACCCTGATATTTTTTGGTCTGTCATTATCTCAATGTATTTCGGTAATATTGTTTTAGTCATCCTTAACTTGCCATTGATCCCTTACATTTCAAAATTATTAGCAGTACCAAAAACCGTATTAATGCCGATGGTACTATTCTTCTCGATTACAGGAGTTTACTTAGTTTCCTTTAATACCGTTGATGTTTTTATCATGATATTAATTGCAATTGTGGCTATTGCATTAAGGCTAGCTAACTTCCCTCTCGCTCCACTACTACTCGGGTTTATTTTAGGGGGAATGATGGAAGAAAATTTGCGTCGAGCGTTAATGATCAGTGATGGTGAATTAAGTTTCTTATGGGAGCGTCCTATCACCCTGACTTTTACCGCTATCGCTGCGATAGTACTAATATTACCAATGGTTCTCTCTATAATAAATAAAGTAATCCGCCCTAAGATGGCATTAAAGTCATAACCTACTCAAATCCCGAATTGAAGTAAACTAAGCACCAATACTAAGAAAAGTATTGGTGTTTATTCCTCTGCTGTCATTTCTTTTTTTCATGCTACAATCCCCTTCTATTCATATATCTGAGATTTCACATGCCATTTTCTAAACTTGGGTTAAGTGACCCAATTTTAAAAGCTATCGACGAGTTGGGTTATAAAGCACCAACACCAATCCAACAAAAAGCGATCCCTGTTGCGCTTACTGGTAAAAACCTAATTGCAGCAGCACAAACTGGTACAGGTAAAACAGCCAGCTTTGTATTACCTATTTTAGAAATTCTCAGTGAAGACTCAACAAAGGTTCGAGCAAAACGTATTCGTGCCTTGATCTTAACGCCAACTCGCGAACTCGCGATTCAAGTTGAAGAAAACATCCAACAATACAGCAAACATATCGATATCACCTCTCTTGCTATGTATGGTGGCGTTGACTACAAAGATCAAAAACAACGCTTAATTGAAGGTGTTGACGTATTAGTTGCAACGCCGGGTCGTTTGCTTGATATGTACACTCAACGTGCGATTCATTTTGATGAATTAGATATTCTGGTTCTTGATGAAGCTGACCGCATGTTAGATATGGGCTTTATCGAAGACATTAATAAAATTATCGAACGTTTACCGTTGGATCGTCAAAACATGCTGTTTTCAGCAACGTTATCAGATCAAGTTCGTTATTTAGCAAAAACAGCCATCAATAACCCAATTGAGATTTCAATTTCTCCAAAAACGACATCTTCACCACAAATTGATCAGTGGTTAACGACAGTTGATAAAGATAAGAAATCAGCACTGCTTAGTCATTTAATAAAAGAAAACAATTGGGATCAAGCACTGATCTTTATTGAAACCAAGCACGGTGCCGCAAAACTAGTTAGCCAATTAGAAAAACGTGATATCAGAGCTGAAGCGTTCCATAGTGGACGTAGCCAAGAAGCACGAGCAAAAGTATTAAACGACTTTAAAGAAGGCAAACTGCAATATTTAGTTGCAACTGGCATTGCTGCTCGTGGTATTGATATTGATGAATTAACACGTGTAGTTAACTATGATTTACCTTTCCCAGCTGACGATTATGTTCACCGTATTGGTCGTACTGGTCGTGCGGGAGCAAAAGGTGAGGCAATTTCATTTGTTTCTAAAGACGATTTTAAAAACTTATGTATGATTGAAAGCCGTTTAGGTCATTTAATTGTGCGTAAAGAAATTGAAGGCTTCGCACCTCGTAAAGAAGTACCAATTTCAATTCTAAACTATAAACCAAAAAGAAAACCGGCACCAAAAAACTGAGTTATTTAACCAGTAATCATAACCGGATTATTATTGGTATTGATGGTGTTACATCCAACTAAAATACGAAAAAGCTCATACAAATAGTATGAGCTTTTTTATTGGATTTTCGCCAATTACAACAGATGCTTTAGAGCATATTCAGCTCTCTCATAACCTAAATCGATCATTTCTGCAGTACGTTCAAATTCAAATGTACCACACGCATCTCGTGCAATTTCAACCGTAATATCTGGCGGATATGATGCTAGCTTTTGTCTCGCAATGGTACTTTGCATCGCATCAAAGGCTTGGTTAGCAATATCATACATCCCTAAATCAATTCTTGATGTTTTTGCTGTTAAAGAACCAAAGTAGTCACTGACTTTTCTATGGAACGGTGTGTCTTCTTCTTTTGAATCTTCAGCTGAAATATTTACTTGGTTAACTTCAAAGTCATCAATACTATGACTGATTTCTCCTGCTAAATTAACCGCTAACGTTATATCTGAATGGTCACCGAACGTTGGAGCGATCGGCACCGGGTTTAGCACCCCACCATCAATTAACGTCTTACCATTAAATTCAATTGGCATTAAATACAAAGGCAATGAAATAGACGCTCTAATAGCTTGCAGCAAAGAGCCTTTTTGTAACCACACTTCTTTTTCATTACTGATATCAGCGGCAACCGCAGTATAAGGGATTGAAAGGTCTTCAATACGAAGGTCTCCTAAAATATCCCCAAGGCGATTCATCACTTTTTCACCTTTAATTAAACCACCTTTGCCCCAGTTAAAATCCATTAAAGAGACAATATCTAATTTAGTTATTGTGCGCATCCACGCTTCAAACTCATCAAGCTTACCTGCAGCATAAACGCCTCCAACCACAGTACCAATTGAGCAGCCTGAAACCGATACAATCTCAAAATTATGTTCTTCTAACCAGCGAATCACACCAATATGAGCAAGCCCTCTCGCCCCTCCGCTACCAAGAACAAGCGATACTGTTTTTTTTCTCATGGTTTTCTCCCTTCCATGATGTGAATTACTCAGCTTTAATATCCAAAAACTGCGCATTTAACACTTGTTGTAAATCTTTTGGAGCAAGACCAATATCTAGCCCCCTTTTACCACCACTAACATAAATGGTTTCCAGATATTCAGCGGTAATATCAATAACTGTTTTTAAACGCTTCTTTTGGCCAAGAGGACTGACACCACCAAGTACATAACCGGTTGTCTTTTGAACTACGGCAGGATCAGCCATTTTTGCTTTTTTACCTTTAACCGCTTTTGCAATTAACTTCATACTAAGTTGCTCTGCAACAGGAATAATACCTACAACGAGCTCTTTTTCATCCACTTGTACAACTAATGTTTTAAATACTTCTTTTTGATCTAACCCCAACTTTTCGGCGGCCTCAAGACCATATGCTTGAGCTTTAGGATCATGATGATACTCAAGCACCTGATGTTCAATTTTTGCTTTTTTTAATAATTTTGTTGCCGGTGTCATGGTGTTACGCCTTAAAAATAATTCTATGCTTTGAAATAGGTTCGTTCAGGTCGCCCAACGCTGCCATAAGACAGATCAGCACTCAATTCTCCTGAACTAATTAAATACTCTAAATAGCGACGAGCTGTGGTTCGACTTGCACCGATTAATTCCCCTGCTTGATCCGCCGTTAATTGCTTTTCAATATGAAATAGCTGACGCACCTTATCGAGTGTTACGCCATCAATACCTTTGGGTAATCTTATTGTTTGAGTACTGGTATTAGAATGCAACATGGCGTCAACCATGGATTGATCAATATCAACTCGCTCTGTAAATTGTTTCTTTTGCTGTAAATATTTATTAATTGACTCTTCTAAACGACTAAAAATAACCGGTTTAAGAAGATAATCAATCACACCACCACGCATTGCTTCTTGTAAGGTATTCATATCTCTATCTGCGGTAATTAGTATTACGTCAGGAGACGATTCTTTTTGACGCAATTCTCTTAAAATTTCGAGTCCATTGCCATCAGGAAGGTAAATATCCAATAACACTAAATCAGGCGTTAGCACATCAAGTAACGTCATTGCCTCATCTTTACTTGCCGCAATACCTATAACTTCTAGTGACTCTATTTTTTCTAAATTACGTCGATGAATTTCGGCAATGCCAATATCATCTTCGACAATAATAATCCGTATATTCTTATTCACACAATTTCCTTTTGCTTATATATCGGCAATTAAGACAACTTTTTGGGTAAATAAATCGTCATGACGGTGCCTGTTTCAATCTCACTACTTACAGTCAATTCACCTCGGTATTGCTCAACTAATTGATGAATCAAATGCAAACCAACACCACGCCCGTGCTCAGATTTCGTTGACACACCTTTTTGCGTCAGTTGCTCTAACGTCAGTGAATCAGGCAAACCGCAACCTTTATCTTCAACTTCAATAATGACTTCTTGGCCAATATCCGTAATGCTCACGATAACTGGAGAATATGGGAGTTCTTGTTTTGTTAATGTCGCATCAAAAGCGTTATCAATAAGATTACCAATGATCGTCACTATGTCTTCCGCACGAATATGCTCCGGTAACGTATCAAGCTGTGTTCCTTCTTCTATATCTAACGTAAGTCCTAATTCTCGCGCTCTTTCACTTTTTCCAAGGAGTACCCCTGCAATCATTGGCTCTGAAATACTTTCCCGTAAAAACTCAATTAATTTTTGATAGCGTAAACTTTCTTGTCCTATAATTTGCTGAACTTCTTCTATTTTCCCTAATTGGATTAACCCACTAATTGTATTCAATTTATTTCGGTGTTCATGAGTTTGAGAACGAAGCAAGTCTGCATATTGTTTTACTTGGGATAATTGACTCGTCAGTTCACTGATTTCATCTTTACGTCTAAAGCTAGATACCGCACCAATCACCTTACCATCCATTTGGATCAACTCTCGGTTAGCAATCACAGCCTGCCCATTCAAAAGTAGCTCAATATCATGTTCAGATTTATGTGTTACTAACAACTTAGTCAAATCACTGTCCGGTAATACCTGAACAAACGGTTTATTTATTGCGATGTTGGCGTCAATTCCCAATATCTCACAGGCACTGTTATTAATTGAACGTAATTTCCCGTCAGCATCAATACTTAATACGCCTTCTCTTAACGTCGATAATGTTACTTGTTGTTCTTTATATAGGCGACCGAACGCTTCAGGCTCAAATCCAAAAATTGATTGTTGAAAACGCCTAGTAATAAAGTTTGCGATAATGGCATTAGCAAAAATAACCAATACCGCCATGCCCAAGAAAAAACCAAGGAAATGAGACACTTTGGTATCAATACTCGTAAGCAAATACCCAACAGAAACGACCCCAATAATATTACCGTCTAAATCAAATATTGGCGTTTTTCCTCGAACAGACTTTCCCAGTGAACCTTTTGCGTATGACACATAAGATTGCCCAAATTGCAAAGCTTGCTGGTTATCACCTCCTTGCATTGGTTTGCCTATTCTCTCTTTTATAGGATGAGCAATCCGGATCCCATCAATGTTACCAACCACTATAAATGCAGCGCCAATTGATGATCGCAAACGTTCTATTTTATTTTCAATTAATCTCGGAGCATTTTGCTCAACAGCTTTAATAACTAATGGAGACTGAGAAATAAATCGAACAATACCAAGTGCTTTTTCACCACTGTCTTGTGATTCCCAATGCTTGATATATAAAAAAGCACAAAAAGATAAAATCAATAACTTCCCTATACCTGAAATCGTCATAACGGATAATAAACGACGCCGGAAACTTAAGTTACGCCAAGACATGAATCGCTATTCCTTGCTTATAAAACTGATAATAAATCGTATCACAAACCATTAACCTAATCTTAAAGCTTGCTCATACTCTTGATCACACCTTATAAATAATTCAGTCAATTCTGAGTTATTTTTATGGAATAGATTCTGTATCACCTCAATTATGTGGTATAAAAAGCACGCTTTCTTTTCTGATGTTTTAACTACTTCCTATAGGTTCCCGTTATTATGAAAAGCGATATTGAAATCTGCCAAACTGCGACACTTACACGAATGAAAACGATTGCGTCAAACTTAGGACTGCATGATGATGACATTACTCCGCAAGGTCCATTTAAGGCAAAAGTAAATATCGACGCCTTAAAACGATTGAAAACAGAACCAAATGGTAAGTTAATTTTAGTAAGTGCTATCACTCCGACACCACTTGGTGAAGGTAAGACAGTGACCACAATCGGACTTGCTCAAGGGCTGGCGAAATTAGGGGAATCTGTCAGTGCTTGTATTCGACAACCATCAATGGGACCTGTTTTTGGTGTGAAAGGAGGAGCTGCTGGTGGTGGTTACAGTCAAGTTGCTCCAATGGAAGAGTTAAACTTACATTTAACTGGTGACATTCATGCTATCACTGCTGCTCATAATCTAGCTTCTGCTGCCATTGATGCTCGTATCTATCATGAACAGCGTTTAGGTTATGACGTTTTCTCAGAAAAAAATGAGTTACCCGCTTTACGTATTGACCCTGAACGCGTGGTCTGGAAGCGTGTAATGGACCACAATGATCGTGCTCTTCGCATGGTAACCATTGGCAAAAATGAAGATGGCAAAACCATTAATGGCTATGAGCGTGAAGATGGATTTGATATTACTGCAGCTTCAGAATTAATGGCTATCTTAGCACTTGCAACCGATTTACAAGATTTACGCCAACGAATCGGCCGCATTGTCGTTGCTTATAATTTAGATGGTGAACCAGTAACAACTGAAGATTTACAAGTCGCTGGTGCAATGACGGTAACCATGAAGTTTGCAATTAATCCAACATTGATGCAGACATTGGAAGGTGTACCTACCTTTGTTCACTCTGGACCATTTGCAAATATTGCCCACGGTAACTCATCAATCATTGCTGATAACATCGCTTTAAAATTAACGGATTACACCGTTACCGAAGGTGGCTTTGGCTCAGATATGGGATTCGAAAAAGCCTGTAATATCAAAGCACCGTTATCAGAAAAATCACCAGATTGTGCGGTTTTAGTCGCAACATTACGTGGTATTAAAGCCAATTCCGGCCTATTCCCTCTATCACCAGGCCAATCGCTACCTAAAGAATTATTTGCTCCAAATAAAGAAGCATTAGATGCGGGTCTTGATAACTTATTATGGCACATCAATAACTGTGCTAAATACGGTTTGCCTGTCGTTGTCGCTATTAACCGATTCCCGGAAGACACTCAAGAAGAGCTAGATTCATTATTAAATTGGGTTTCTAATTTAGACATGAATGTCGATGTAGCAATTAGCGAAGCGTTTGTTAAAGGCGGTGACGGTACATTAGAGTTAGCTGAGAAAGTAATTAAAGCGTGTCAACAAGAGACACAATTTACTCCTTTATATACTTCTGAGATGAGCTTATTCGATAAACTTAATGCTGTGGCAATAAAAGGTTATGGTGCTGAACGAATCGAATTATCAGAAAAAGCCCAGCAACAATTAGCGGCATTTGAAAAATTAGGTTACCAATCATTATCTGTCTGTATGGCAAAAACGCCTGCATCTATTTCTACAGATGGGAACATTAAAGGTGCGCCAACAGATTTTGTGGTACCTATCAGAGAATTAAAACTTTGCGCAGGTGCTGGCTTTATCTACGCATTATGCGGAAATGTAATGACAATGCCAGGGTTACCAGAAAAGCCAGCATTCATGAATTTGGACATTGATGGCGATGGTAACATCGTTGGATTAAGCTAAGATCACATAACTTAATGTAGATCATGTTCTATGTGTTACATTTACTGTTAATCTAGCTTCAACTTTTTATACAATTTTAATTATAATTTTTGAGGTTATCCTAATGGATATGACAAATGCTCAACGCTTAATCCTTTCAAACCAGTACTACTTAATGTCTCAAATGGACCCTGCAAATGCAGAAAAGTACAAACGCCAACAACTGATTGTTGAACGTGGTTATGAATTACAAATTCGCGAACTTGATAAAGACTTTGGCTGCATTACAGAAACAGAATGTCGTGAAATTATCGACTTCATGGAGATGTACCATGCAATGCAAGAGTCTTACAATATGCTTTCTGAAGAATGCCAAGCAAAAGTAGATGCTCGCCGTCTTCAATTCTTAGGTTTTGATATCGCAACTGAAGCACAACAAGTAAACTATGTTCGTTTCTTAACAAGCTCAGAAGGTTTATACCCTCAGTTTGATAAAGCAGACCACCACTTTAATAGCCAAATGCCAATGCTTGATAAGTACCGTCGTATGCTAACAACATGGCGTAACTGTCCTCGCCAATATCACCTATGTTCAACGGAATTAGCGCAAATTTTTAACGCATAATTCAGCTAACATGAAACCAATTTGAATCCTCGCCTTTGCGGGGATTTTTTATACCCGCTATACACCCACAAAACTAATAAACAAAAAAATCCTCACTGACGGATCAGTGAGGATTTAGCTTCTAACCTGATTGATAGTTAACTAAAAATCCACCCTTATAGATTAACAGTTGTATCAATATTATCGGTCAGATTAGAATTCATAGCGAAGACCTAAGTGGTAGTAATCTTCTTCAGCATCGTTCCAACCAGACCAGATATTCGAGTTACCTGTTCCATTGTCACCATTACGCATTACGTAACTTGTGTAAATAGAAGAGCGAGCCGTTAAGTGATATTGAACCTCTAATGTTGTATCTTTGTATTCTGCTTCATCACCACCGGTATTCTCTAGTGCACGGTAACCAGCACGAGCTGTCCAATCATCATTAATGTTATATACCGCTGTTAATTCGTAGCTCTTATCTTTCGAAGTACCGGAAATACCTTGTCCTTCAATTTCATCTTGGTTATACATAGCACCAAGTGTTAATGCATTTAGTTTATATTGAAGACCTGCGCCCCAGAATGTGTAATCACGGTTTGCAGTCGCTGCATTATCTGGACCAGTTGCATCACCAGTACTGTTCGCTTGATATGCAACAACAGGTGCTAATGTACCTGCATTGCCTAAGTCAAATGTATAGCGACCAACTGCATTATAAGAACCATCTTGATTAGACTCAGAGTTACCTAAAATGTAAGCAACAGACATATCAAAAGCACCAAAGCTGTTTTGATATTGAAGAGTACCGTCTTGACGGAAGGTTTGAGCCGCTGAGTTATCAATAAGCTCCATTTGACGACCTAAAACAACATCTGATGCAGCAAATACATCACCAATATCTGAAAGCATGATGATACCTGAAGCCACACGACCAAATGTAACTTTACCAGCTTCAGATGCATCAATACCTGCCCATACATAACGAGGAGACCAATCACCATTACCACGAGCTTCAGCAGCGTTTACTTGGTATTCAGCCCAACCAATTACAGAAACTTTATCGTTAACTACTTGAGAACCACCTAAACCAATACGTGCATCAAAATTACCAACGGCATCATCTTCTTGACGGTCAGTAATATTGAAACCTAAACGGCTATATACATCGATTGTCGAACCATCTTCTGCTGTATATACAGTTGCAGCTGATGCTGAGCCAGCCATTAATAGTGCTGGTACCGCTAGTGCTAAAAGTGTCTTTTTCATGTTCTATACCCTATATATTTAAATTTTATATTGGTTTGATGGTTCTTTTAATGAACACCAAACTCAAGAATTCTTGCATTCCATACATGTTTTCTGAATCCGTTGACAACAATCATGCAATATTAATTCGCATCACAAAATTAATAGGGGGAATAGTTTGAAGGAGCTCAAAAACACAGCACATAAAAAAACAAAAAACATTTTAAAACATATAGATATAAAGAATTGATAAATTTAACTTTTAGGAAAATTTGCACTCAACTTGGTTCACATCACAAAATAACAGTTATAAAAGAAAGCTTATGGTGATCAAAATCACTCTATTTTTACAACAAAAAAGGTCTTATTAGCTTCTATTAGGAGGTGTATTTGAAGTGAATCACATTATTAATTTTGAGAGTAAAAATAAATAGACCAAAATTATTTTCACTGATAGTTCTTTTTATTCAATAAACGAACCAGTACACTGCTGCTTCTCTTTAATTCTAGGTATGGTTATGTCTTATCAATGTCCTTTGTGCCAGCATGAGTTGCACTTTTCTAACAATCAATATCGTTGTGAAAACAATCATCAATTTGATAACGCAAAAGAAGGTTATGTAAACCTAATGCCTGCTCATCACAAACGATCTAAAAATCCAGGCGATAATAAAGAGATGATGCAAGCAAGACGTGCATTTTTAGAAGCTGGGCATTACCAACCAATGCAACAGAAAGTGGCTGACTTATGCCAACACTATGTCACCAATGACTCAGCTTCTTTGCTTGATATTGGTTGTGGTGAAGGTTATTACACCTCAAAAATAGCAGAGCAACTAAGCGGTGAAAAGGCACAAGTATTTGGTTTAGATATTTCCAAAGTAGCTATTAAATATGCAGCTAAGCGATATTTAAACTGTAAATTTAGTGTGGCTTCAAGCCATCGTTTACCTTTCGCAGATCAAAGTTTAGATGGCGTTGTTCGCATTTATGCTCCTTGCAAGGGCGAAGAATTGCATCGTGCAATTAAAGATGGAGGCTACCTGTTTACAGTAACCCCTGCAGGCCATCATCTATATGAATTACGTGAAGGCGTTTATGGTGATGTTCGCTTACACGATGAAGAACCAGAAAATATCGATGGATTTGAACTTATTGAAGAGCAGAAATTAACTTACCATATGCTATTAAATGGTACAGAAGCATTACAGCTGCTTGATATGACGCCGTTCGCTTGGAAAGCGACTCCTGACTTTAAAGTGAACCTAAAATCGCTAGAAAACTTCAATTGTAAAGCCGATTTCATGATTCGAGTTTACAAAAAATAGCCTCATCTCAAAAATAAGACACTACATAATTCGATGATAAATAAGGAATTATGTGGTGTTTTTTATTTCCCCGTCAAAAAAGCCTCAAGCTTGTTCTCATTTTTAAAGCATTCCTGTCTACACTATAAAAACGCAGCGTGAAAACTTGATGTAGATCACAATACATCGATAAAGCAAATTTTATCGAACTTCAAAAAGCATTATTTGAAGAGCTATTGTCTGGTCTGATACTTACATAATAATCAATATGGATGAATCTTATGAAGTACTTACTTTCTTGCGCATTGCTGCTTATTTCTTGTAACTGTTTTGCTAAATTTGATGGTCTTTATCTATCATCAGGCTTGGCTAAATCATCACTCACCCTTAACGGTGCTGAAATTGATTTAGATAACGGATTATTTATCAAAGCGGGCTACCCATTTATGCTTGCTCCAGAGTATTACCTTATTGTTGAACTTGAATACAACAAAATGGGTGATTACGAACATCATTATTCAAATGGCGCCAATTACGACAATACTGAGGTCGAAGCGAGTTCAATTGGAGCAAACTTAAAATACCAATCTTATTTGTTTGATACTGAGTTTTACCTAGCAAGTATTTTGGGTGTACATCAATATTCTTTAGACTTAATGGTTGATACGTATTCTCAAAATACGCTAAATGGAAAAACAATTACCACAACCATTACGGGTGAGAATTCAATTAATGAAGTGGGTTTATCGTATGGAGTTGAACTAGGATACTCGCTGCCCTACTCTCTAAATATTGCAGCGAGTTATACAATGGGACGTATTATTGCTAATGGGATCGGAATAGACTTTATTACCAGTCAGGTTACATTAAGTTACGTCTTTTAAAGGGGTTTGGTGATCTGCTCTTAACTCTTTATCTTTAACTAACGATTGTTTCAATAAGGCAGAATAAAGGGGTTGACCACCCAAAGCCTGAGCAATAAACGTTGCACCTAATGTTGTTACCAATAAAGGTAGGATTAATTGGTAATTATTGGTCATTTCCACCACAAGAATCACTCCAGTTACAGGTGCTCTAACCGTTGCAGCAAACAATGCTCCCATACCAGCAATAGCGTAAACACCAGGCTCAGCTATCCAACCCGGGAACCAAGCTGACATCACTACACCATAAGATAAACCAAGCAATGTACCTAAAGCTAACATTGGCGCAAAGATACCGCCGGGTGCACCCGATGAAAAACAAGCAACAGTTACAATAACTCGAAGAACAAAGAAACCTACCATAATTATCCAAGTCATTGGGCTGTAGAACATTTCAGTAATGATCTCCATACCACTACCCGATAGCTTAGGTGCAACTAAATGTAATAATGAAAATGTTGCACCAAAAATCGCCCCCATAAATACAATTCGAGATAGCTTATTTTGATGATATTTTTTAACTTTAGCAGTCCCTTTTAAAATCCATTTATTAAAGTTAACCCCTATAATGCCAAAAATAATCCCTAGAATTGCAAACAAGATAAGCGATCTTAGTGGTGGAACTTCAAAGCTTGGAATTGTTAAAAAGGCCTCTTGTCCGTGTAATGAACGCATAACAATCGTTGCAACCGCCGTTGCCAATGTCACACATTTAATTGAGGTAATGTTATATCTAAATTGTGGACGCATCTCTTCAACGATGAAAAGAATACCGGCTAATGGTGCATTAAAAGCAGCAGCTAAACCTGCAGCAGCACCAGCGGCAGTTAATATATGTGAAGAATGGCTGAATCGTTTACCTTTACAAGCAACCATTCGACCAACTGCACCACCAATTTGTATAGATGGACCTTCACGTCCTAACACCATACCTGAGCCAATGGTTAATGTACCGGCTATAAATTTAACAGGTAATACTCGATGCCAACGAATCTCATGAGTGCCATCCAATGCACCCTCAATGTGTGGAATACCACTACCTGCTACTTCTGGGGCAAATTTAAACGTTAACCAAAAACCTACCGCAGCCATTGCAGCGCCAGCAACTACAGCACCAACAGGGGCAATAAATTCAGAGTATGGAAGCGAATCAAGAAAATGTAAGCGTTGTTCGCCAATTAATCGAATAGACGCTTCGAACATTGCAACAACAGAACCAGCAATACCGCCAACTAGAGCAGATAAAAACAGTAGTGCATAGTAATCAGTTTGTGTGGTTA
The Aliivibrio fischeri ATCC 7744 = JCM 18803 = DSM 507 DNA segment above includes these coding regions:
- a CDS encoding outer membrane beta-barrel protein, producing MKYLLSCALLLISCNCFAKFDGLYLSSGLAKSSLTLNGAEIDLDNGLFIKAGYPFMLAPEYYLIVELEYNKMGDYEHHYSNGANYDNTEVEASSIGANLKYQSYLFDTEFYLASILGVHQYSLDLMVDTYSQNTLNGKTITTTITGENSINEVGLSYGVELGYSLPYSLNIAASYTMGRIIANGIGIDFITSQVTLSYVF
- the clcA gene encoding H(+)/Cl(-) exchange transporter ClcA codes for the protein MPKSPNFRFFQGGMLKHRTTPKFLTTQTDYYALLFLSALVGGIAGSVVAMFEASIRLIGEQRLHFLDSLPYSEFIAPVGAVVAGAAMAAVGFWLTFKFAPEVAGSGIPHIEGALDGTHEIRWHRVLPVKFIAGTLTIGSGMVLGREGPSIQIGGAVGRMVACKGKRFSHSSHILTAAGAAAGLAAAFNAPLAGILFIVEEMRPQFRYNITSIKCVTLATAVATIVMRSLHGQEAFLTIPSFEVPPLRSLILFAILGIIFGIIGVNFNKWILKGTAKVKKYHQNKLSRIVFMGAIFGATFSLLHLVAPKLSGSGMEIITEMFYSPMTWIIMVGFFVLRVIVTVACFSSGAPGGIFAPMLALGTLLGLSYGVVMSAWFPGWIAEPGVYAIAGMGALFAATVRAPVTGVILVVEMTNNYQLILPLLVTTLGATFIAQALGGQPLYSALLKQSLVKDKELRADHQTPLKDVT
- a CDS encoding YfbU family protein; protein product: MDMTNAQRLILSNQYYLMSQMDPANAEKYKRQQLIVERGYELQIRELDKDFGCITETECREIIDFMEMYHAMQESYNMLSEECQAKVDARRLQFLGFDIATEAQQVNYVRFLTSSEGLYPQFDKADHHFNSQMPMLDKYRRMLTTWRNCPRQYHLCSTELAQIFNA
- a CDS encoding porin, which codes for MKKTLLALAVPALLMAGSASAATVYTAEDGSTIDVYSRLGFNITDRQEDDAVGNFDARIGLGGSQVVNDKVSVIGWAEYQVNAAEARGNGDWSPRYVWAGIDASEAGKVTFGRVASGIIMLSDIGDVFAASDVVLGRQMELIDNSAAQTFRQDGTLQYQNSFGAFDMSVAYILGNSESNQDGSYNAVGRYTFDLGNAGTLAPVVAYQANSTGDATGPDNAATANRDYTFWGAGLQYKLNALTLGAMYNQDEIEGQGISGTSKDKSYELTAVYNINDDWTARAGYRALENTGGDEAEYKDTTLEVQYHLTARSSIYTSYVMRNGDNGTGNSNIWSGWNDAEEDYYHLGLRYEF
- a CDS encoding formate--tetrahydrofolate ligase — encoded protein: MKSDIEICQTATLTRMKTIASNLGLHDDDITPQGPFKAKVNIDALKRLKTEPNGKLILVSAITPTPLGEGKTVTTIGLAQGLAKLGESVSACIRQPSMGPVFGVKGGAAGGGYSQVAPMEELNLHLTGDIHAITAAHNLASAAIDARIYHEQRLGYDVFSEKNELPALRIDPERVVWKRVMDHNDRALRMVTIGKNEDGKTINGYEREDGFDITAASELMAILALATDLQDLRQRIGRIVVAYNLDGEPVTTEDLQVAGAMTVTMKFAINPTLMQTLEGVPTFVHSGPFANIAHGNSSIIADNIALKLTDYTVTEGGFGSDMGFEKACNIKAPLSEKSPDCAVLVATLRGIKANSGLFPLSPGQSLPKELFAPNKEALDAGLDNLLWHINNCAKYGLPVVVAINRFPEDTQEELDSLLNWVSNLDMNVDVAISEAFVKGGDGTLELAEKVIKACQQETQFTPLYTSEMSLFDKLNAVAIKGYGAERIELSEKAQQQLAAFEKLGYQSLSVCMAKTPASISTDGNIKGAPTDFVVPIRELKLCAGAGFIYALCGNVMTMPGLPEKPAFMNLDIDGDGNIVGLS
- the rlmA gene encoding 23S rRNA (guanine(745)-N(1))-methyltransferase; amino-acid sequence: MSYQCPLCQHELHFSNNQYRCENNHQFDNAKEGYVNLMPAHHKRSKNPGDNKEMMQARRAFLEAGHYQPMQQKVADLCQHYVTNDSASLLDIGCGEGYYTSKIAEQLSGEKAQVFGLDISKVAIKYAAKRYLNCKFSVASSHRLPFADQSLDGVVRIYAPCKGEELHRAIKDGGYLFTVTPAGHHLYELREGVYGDVRLHDEEPENIDGFELIEEQKLTYHMLLNGTEALQLLDMTPFAWKATPDFKVNLKSLENFNCKADFMIRVYKK